The following proteins come from a genomic window of Rutidosis leptorrhynchoides isolate AG116_Rl617_1_P2 chromosome 10, CSIRO_AGI_Rlap_v1, whole genome shotgun sequence:
- the LOC139872117 gene encoding formin-like protein 1 — protein MTPPPRPSYSISQSYTINKMHLFFFFLITTTAATTTTTNRRTLHQPFFPGTTTTTTISPTPPPSLPPSQPPTIPPPSPNIPFLPSPNNQPFFPSTPLPPPPPPPPPPPSLSSASFPANISALNLPTSQTHKNTSSKLIPIAVTLALTTLIILLIILLFKFLYRKKRNVDTSEKPANNNNLFTTVSANNGNSYNKIPKLTRPSQTSSEFLYLGTLVNSHGGLDTTRGNNNNNVDTPLEKVGSPELRPLPPLSGNGGGRSQTILQNDGIENSEFEECYSPGMSDGVGAPAAGNYQTRRSSTSSYSSSSSESLTRSISLSISPPVTVTPRTSGMKLPDLVGVQTAPPPSRPPPPLPEVGLSKDSLESSPRFSYSSNDKTFSPVRIPPPPPVSTKLPEVKNPTNGVNRLNPPVLVKPNRSLLVSSHQPVTKCNEMLLENKDVATHDETRKPKPELKKLHSDKITAGSDREMVWDRLKSNSVKLNEEMIETLFKHPISNESEVLDRNKSENMAIALRAFNLTTKQVCDALLEGNVDALGTEHLESLLKMAPTKEEERKLKEYRDDMLFKLGPAEKFLKAVLDVPFAFKRVGAMLYVSNFDSEVKYLQQSFQTVEAACEELRNNRMFLKLLEAVLKTGNRMNIGTNREELQAFKLDTLLKLIDIKGVDGKTTLLHFVVQEIIRTEGSRLTNPTTNCLQTISSLSSDLSNVKKAAVMDSQVLKGDVTRLSNGIANISDIVKLMESTKFSNSMNKFLKMAQAKVTKIRFQESETVSLVKEITEYFHGDSSKEEAHPLRIFTVVKEFLTVLDRVCKDVGSVNDQSMVNSVHKVAGSVNFTPRVDGLNGRQKYGSSSSDDESSCSL, from the exons ATGACACCACCACCTCGTCCTTCATACTCAATTTCTCAGTCTTATACCATTAACAAAATGCACCTCTTTTTCTTCTTCCTCATCACCACCaccgccgccaccaccaccaccaccaaccgccgCACCCTCCACCAACCATTCTTCCCCggaaccactaccaccaccaccatctcCCCAACTCCGCCACCATCTCTCCCACCTTCTCAACCTCCCACCATTCCACCACCATCACCAAACATTCCCTTTTTACCCTCCCCAAACAACCAACCATTCTTCCCCTCCACCCCACTtccaccaccgccaccaccaccaccaccaccaccgtccCTCTCCTCCGCCTCATTTCCGGCCAACATCTCGGCCCTGAACCTCCCCACTTCCCAAACCCATAAAAACACGTCATCAAAACTCATCCCAATAGCCGTCACACTCGCTCTTACCACTCTCATTATCCTTCTCATCATCTTACTTTTCAAATTCCTCTACCGGAAAAAACGGAACGTCGACACCTCCGAAAAACCAGCAAACAATAACAACTTGTTTACTACCGTCTCCGCAAATAACGGTAACAGTTATAATAAAATCCCGAAACTTACGCGCCCTTCACAAACGAGCTCTGAGTTTTTATACCTCGGAACGCTTGTTAACTCTCACGGTGGTCTCGATACTACACGtggcaacaacaataataatgtgGATACACCTCTAGAAAAAGTTGGATCGCCGGAGCTCCGGCCGTTACCGCCGTTAAGTGGTAACGGCGGTGGACGTAGTCAAACTATACTCCAAAATGACGGTATTGAAAACTCCGAGTTCGAGGAGTGTTATTCTCCAGGTATGTCTGACGGCGTTGGTGCACCGGCGGCCGGTAATTATCAGACGCGGAGGAGTTCTACGTCGTCGTACTCATCCTCGAGTTCTGAGTCCCTGACGAGGTCTATTTCGTTAAGTATTTCTCCGCCGGTGACTGTGACTCCGAGAACTTCGGGAATGAAGTTGCCGGACCTTGTTGGTGTTCAAACTGCTCCGCCGCCGTCTCGGCCACCGCCGCCGTTACCGGAGGTTGGTTTGAGTAAAGATAGTTTAGAGTCATCACCTAGATTTTCATATTCATCAAATGACAAAACTTTTTCTCCAGTGAGGATTCCTCCGCCGCCTCCGGTGTCGACAAAGTTGCCGGAAGTAAAAAATCCGACGAACGGAGTAAATCGACTGAATCCACCTGTTTTGGTCAAACCTAATAGAAGTTTACTTGTAAGTAGCCATCAGCCAGTGACTAAATGTAATGAAATGTTGCTTGAAAATAAAGATGTTGCGACACATGATGAAACCCGAAAACCGAAACCGGAACTGAAAAAGCTTCATTCGGATAAAATTACTGCGGGTTCTGATCGTGAAATGGTGTGGGATCGTCTCAAATCGAACTCCGTTAA ATTAAATGAAGAGATGATCGAGACGTTATTTAAACACCCGATTAGTAATGAAAGCGAGGTTCTTGACCGGAATAAGTCTGAAAACATGGCCATTGCGTTGAGGGCGTTTAATTTGACAACCAAACAAGTTTGTGATGCACTTTTAGAAG GTAATGTAGATGCACTTGGAACTGAGCATCTTGAAAGTTTATTAAAAATGGCTCCAACAAAAGAGGAAGAACGTAAGCTTAAAGAGTATCGAGATGATATGCTTTTTAAGCTTGGCCCTGCTGAAAAGTTTCTGAAGGCTGTGCTCGATGTACCTTTTGCGTTTAAAAGAGTCGGTGCAATGCTCTATGTTTCGAATTTTGATTCGGAGGTTAAGTACCTCCAGCAGTCGTTTCAAACCGTCGAG GCAGCTTGTGAAGAACTTAGAAACAACAGGATGTTTCTAAAACTGCTTGAAGCCGTTCTCAAAACAGGAAACCGTATGAATATCGGTACAAATCGTGAAGAACTTCAGGCATTCAAACTCGACACCCTCCTCAAACTCATCGATATCAAGGGCGTTGATGGCAAAACAACCCTCCTTCACTTCGTGGTTCAAGAAATAATACGAACCGAAGGGTCCCGGCTCACCAACCCAACCACTAACTGTCTTCAAACTATTTCCAGTCTCAGTTCAGACCTTTCAAATGTAAAGAAAGCTGCAGTCATGGATTCACAAGTTCTTAAAGGTGATGTCACACGTCTCTCAAACGGGATTGCTAATATTTCTGATATCGTTAAGTTGATGGAAAGCACAAAATTTTCAAACTCGATGAACAAGTTCTTGAAGATGGCACAAGCAAAGGTGACCAAGATTCGGTTTCAAGAAAGTGAAACAGTCTCGTTAGTGAAAGAAATAACTGAATATTTCCATGGGGATTCAAGTAAAGAAGAAGCTCACCCTTTAAGAATATTTACGGTTGTGAAAGAGTTCTTAACGGTTCTTGATAGGGTGTGTAAAGATGTTGGATCTGTAAATGATCAAAGCATGGTTAATTCGGTTCATAAAGTTGCAGGTTCGGTAAACTTTACTCCGCGTGTTGATGGGTTAAATGGAAGGCAAAAGTACGGTTCTTCTTCTTCGGATGATGAAAGCTCTTGTTCTTTGTAG
- the LOC139871906 gene encoding probably inactive leucine-rich repeat receptor-like protein kinase At5g48380: MAPSNIPITTCILILTCITITNAVQSDINCLKAFKDSVQDPENILSNWDFNNNTEGSICKFTGIECWHPDESKVLNIRLGSMGLKGPLPPALENCSSMTGLDLSGNSLTGPLPTNISKVLGLVTTLDLSSNGFTGQIPATFAGCSYLNVLKLDNNQFSGQIPLELGGLNRIKVFSVVNNQLSGQVPVFQNGSISAESYAGNPGLCGGPLKRCERKAKKTQMGVVVGAAAGAVALVALIVGVGTMVFRRKVVRKRKNDDPDGNEWARSIKGTKTIKLSMFENPVSTMRLSDLMKATNSFSKENIIGSGRTGYLYKAVLEDGSSLMVKRLQDTQHSEKQFASEMATLGQVKHRNLVPLLGFCVAEKERLLIYKYMSNGSLHDTLHPIGDDPNRLDWTSRLKIGIGAAKGLMWLHHNCNPRILHRNISSKCILLDENLDPRISDFGLARLMNPVDTHLSTFVNGEFGDLGYVAPEYASTLVATPKGDVFSFGVVLLELVTGEKPTHVTKAPETFKGNLAEWVTQLSVESRVYDSIDESLREKRYVDEVYQFLKVACSCVVPGPKERPSMFEVYQLLRAIGEHYHFSADDDEVLMMPSYTGDAGHIELIVARDRLEKY; the protein is encoded by the exons ATGGCACCAAGTAACATACCAATAACTACATGTATCTTAATACTTACATGTATCACCATTACCAACGCCGTCCAAAGTGACATCAACTGCCTTAAAGCCTTCAAAGATTCAGTACAAGATCCCGAAAATATCTTATCCAATTGGGATTTCAATAACAACACCGAAGGGTCCATTTGTAAATTCACCGGAATCGAATGTTGGCATCCAGACGAAAGCAAAGTTTTAAATATCCGCCTCGGTAGCATGGGCCTTAAAGGCCCATTACCACCCGCACTTGAGAATTGTTCTTCGATGACCGGATTAGATCTTTCCGGTAACAGTTTAACCGGACCTTTACCAACTAACATAtcgaaagttctagggttagttaCAACTCTCGATCTTTCGTCAAACGGTTTCACGGGACAAATACCTGCAACCTTTGCAGGTTGTTCTTATCTTAATGTTCTTAAACTTGACAACAACCAGTTTTCGGGCCAGATTCCGTTAGAGTTAGGTGGGTTGAATCGAATAAAGGTGTTTAGTGTTGTGAATAATCAGTTATCGGGACAAGTTCCGGTTTTTCAAAATGGTAGTATTTCGGCTGAGAGTTATGCGGGTAATCCTGGGTTATGTGGGGGCCCGTTGAAACGTTGTGAAAGGAAAGCTAAGAAAACCCAAATGGGTGTTGTTGTGGGGGCCGCTGCTGGTGCGGTGGCTCTTGTCGCGTTAATCGTTGGCGTAGGAACGATGGTGTTTAGGCGTAAGGTTGTTAGAAAGAGGAAGAATGATGATCCTGATGGGAATGAATGGGCCAGGAGTATTAAAGGAACTAAGACCATCAAG CTTTCAATGTTTGAAAACCCAGTTTCTACGATGCGATTGAGTGATCTCATGAAAGCCACCAACAGTTTCAGCAAAGAAAACATAATCGGGTCAGGAAGAACCGGGTATTTATACAAAGCAGTACTCGAAGATGGCAGCTCATTAATGGTAAAAAGATTACAAGACACTCAACATTCAGAGAAGCAATTTGCGTCCGAAATGGCTACACTCGGTCAAGTAAAGCACCGAAACTTAGTTCCACTTTTAGGTTTCTGTGTAGCCGAAAAGGAACGGCTATTAATCTACAAATATATGTCAAACGGGTCGCTCCATGATACGCTCCATCCAATCGGTGACGACCCGAACCGTCTAGATTGGACGTCACGGCTAAAAATCGGGATTGGTGCAGCCAAAGGGCTCATGTGGCTGCACCATAACTGCAACCCGCGAATCCTTCATAGAAACATAAgttcaaaatgtatcttattagacGAAAACCTCGATCCACGAATATCTGATTTTGGGCTCGCAAGGCTTATGAATCCGGTCGACACGCATTTAAGTACGTTTGTAAACGGTGAGTTTGGTGATTTAGGTTACGTGGCACCCGAATACGCAAGTACACTTGTGGCTACACCGAAAGGTGACGTGTTTAGCTTTGGTGTAGTACTTTTAGAATTAGTAACGGGCGAAAAACCGACCCATGTAACTAAAGCTCCCGAAACGTTTAAAGGGAATTTAGCCGAGTGGGTGACTCAATTATCGGTTGAATCTAGGGTTTATGATTCGATTGATGAGTCATTACGTGAAAAGAGATACGTTGATGAGGTTTATCAGTTTTTGAAAGTGGCGTGTAGTTGTGTGGTCCCGGGTCCTAAGGAGAGACCGAGTATGTTTGAAGTGTACCAGCTGTTACGAGCCATTGGCGAGCATTACCATTTTTCGGCTGATGATGATGAGGTTTTAATGATGCCGAGTTATACTGGTGATGCGGGTCATATTGAACTCATTGTTGCTCGTGATAGATTAGAGAAGTATTGA